GATGCTGTTTTATATACCTGTTGATGAGCATGTTTAAAGTCTTCCATGTTTAGTGACCTGATATCGGAACTTCCACTTAATGCTGGAGCAGGTCTACCCTCTGCCAGAGCAGCAGCATGCTCCTGTCATGAATGaatcacaaatattaaaatcaagGTAACATCGATTCTGGTAACTTCATAGCCAACAACAATGACATAATCACTAGCATACTGCTAGAAACTGTTCAGAAGGGTTttacctttttctccttttctaATATCTCTTTAATCGGACGGTGCGCAGCAGTTACACACAAATTCTGCGATGCAAGAGCAAGCATGAAGGCACCACAGTTATTAACAGCAGTGTCACcaataaaagcaaaaaacaatGACCCTAACCTTAAGATCACTTCCAGAATACCCCTCGGTCATATTTGCGATTGCATCAAAATCAATATCGGAAGACAAGTCCTCTTTTGccaaaataactttcaatatCTTTGCTCTATTAGGAGCATCTGGCAAATTTACCATTAATCTGCACAAAACCAGAGATGACAAAAGTTTTAACATCTCTAAAAGCCCTCCTAACCTCCCAAATACTCATAAATAAAGActataaaaacaataataatgataataaagaaaagggaatagaagaaaaaggagaaaaaaggaAATTCAAGTGCAGTTGGACATGGCATTCACCTTCGTGGCAGCCTCCTTATGACAGCCTCATCAAGGTCAAAAGGCCTATTAGTGGCTGCAAGCACAAGAACTCGCTCGGTATCCTTTGTACGTAAGCCATCCCAGTTCACCAtaaattcatttttcatttttcgcATGGCCTCGTGCTCCCCAGGATTTTCCCTTCGGCCCAACATGCTATCAACCTATGCACAAAACCATATCGGATCACCTTTTTTCCCTaactaataaatcaataaaaaataccatCATTTTATGAAGGAGCCTTACCTCATCAACAAATATAACACTAGGTGCAATTTTACTTGCCAGGGAGAAAACAGCTTTTACATATTTCTCACCCTCACCAAACCACTGAAGAAATTAAGGGGAATACCACTAGTTAACATGCAAAACGAATTGATAAAGGAGAGATTAAAATACTCTCATTAAGCAAATATAACCTTGGATGTGATGCTTGACATGGAAATGTTGATGAAGTTTGCACCAGCTTCAGTAGCAACTGCCTTTGCAAGCATTGTCTTACCTGTTCCAGGGGGCCCAAATAATAAGATGCCCTTGCACGGCTGCACAAAAAGGTCATTCGAGGCAAGTAATCAGAACAGTTTCCAATTTCATGTGGGAAAATATCACCaactttaatattaattttttcacaaaaataaaggTGTATTTCAATATTACTAGAAGAAAAACtccaaaaatatcctaaaacaACTTCTCCAAAGTTGCTTTTAGTTCCATGATACTCCCTCCATCCCAAAATTGAATCCAGATAGAGTTTTGAAGGTACCAAGTTTTCCAAAGCGATCGATAATTTGGGAAGAAGGGAGTAAATTCTAACACAAACAAGCTACATTCTTGCCAAAATTAAGAAATCACAAGAATCAAGTCAGCAAAGTCTACACGCCACCCCCTTCTCTCCTCTTTTCCTCTCTTCTTTGAGGGTAGGAAAAGGAGAAGGGCATTAAAGGCGTCATACATCAACCAATCAGCAATTCAACCgaagaaaaagcaagaaatAATAGGACCAATGATAAATCTAACTTCGAACAGACATCTATAGCAAAAATACAAGTTAAGCAAATGCATTTAAATATGTAAGTTAGGTAAACCTTGGTTAATTGCCCCTTGCAAAAGAGCTCAGGCCTTTGTAAAGGAAGCATCACTAACTCCTTCAGCGTATCCTTGACATTTTCAAGAGCTCCAATATCATCAAAAGTAACACCAATGTCACTAGGTGGAATAACATCAGCTAAAAGCCTCTTTTCAAACTCATTTTCTGTTACAATGTCCTGAAATCAGACAACAGAAGAAGGGGGATGATTCAGAATCAAGTGTTCATAAATTGCAAGATTCTAAATTAGACTGCGTACATTACACTCTTTGGGTGCGGCCCTTTCCTGGACCCTAAGTTACGGCAGGATGCTTGTATACCGGGCTGcctttttttctaaataaagtGGAAACAGACTACCAGCACAGGAAGATAAAAGTACAATTTAAGTAGCAAAACTTCATAACAATCACCTTAAGAGACTTCTTTAGGCTCTTTGACTCATTTTGGATAGACTGTAAGTAATATAATACGTCaagtaatattatattaattataatttatatttaatagttttaattaaatataatataataaatttataaaattaaataatattatctacTAAATAGAATTATGTatcatttaatatattatattaataaattttaatgtcaTTAACCAAAAAAGTGATGAAAAGCATTATGTGATTAACTTAAAAGTTCTAACCAAGGAATTTGATTAAAAAGTTTGTTTGGACAGTAATTTGATGTTCCGggaatattttaataatgattTTTACTATTTACTCCTATGATTTAGCTAGCTAGTAGCTACATAGTAAACACCGCCAAAAAGAGAAGAGTGTCGGGTCAGTGATGAAGTTAACCCGATTATTTCGTGACTCATCTTTAGTCGTGATTCTAATTCTTCGTTGTTTGTAAACAAGagcattgaaaatttgaaatgagtGAGTGCTGTTGTTCAATTGTAATTCCAAATCTTCAGATTCCATCATTTACCAAAAACCCTTTTCCCATAGCTGATTTCGGCCGCCGAAACCATTTTTCACGGTGTTTCCCCGCATCTCTTCCTTTCCCAAATCCGTCGTCAAAGCTGCCACCTTTTCGAGTTTCTAGAACTATCCAGGCCACGTCAGCTCACATGGAAGTTGAACGAACTCAAGGGTCTGAGTCAAACAGCGCCTCAATGAAGCTCTTGTTTGTGGAGATGGGTGTCGGATACGATCAACACGGGTATCCTCttttctcttcccttctttGGCCCTTTTCCCTTCTTTTCTTCCCAAGAAAAGTTTGATGACATGGGATTTCGAAACTGATTGCACTGCATTCACAAAAATTAACAGGCAGAATATAACGGCTGCAGCAATGAGGGCATGCAGGGATGCcatttcttctaattcaatcccAGCTTTCCGCAGAGGTATGCCTTCTTTAATGCccaaatttcaatttaattgaTATATTGACTTTGGTGATAAGGTTTGCTTAGGGTTGTTCATAGTTCGGATTCTAACATATGCGGTATTTATCCGAATTCGATCTAAAATTGTGGATATAGATCCAATCCACATACTAATAATATCCGATGGTGAATTTTATGTATGTATATGCATATTCGATCTGCCGATCCACAACAATAAAtaagtagatttttttttatgtgttattttaactaataattattataaagtattttttatatttggtgGATGTATCCAATATCCCATTCAATATGCAATTATGCAGATTGGATCTAAGCTTAAAATATCCTATCCGATTTGATAATATTAGTGCGAATCAGATAAAAATTTTGGCCATATTCGATCCCAAAACCCCAAGTTTGGTTGGATTTGGGAGGTTGAGTGTGGTATATATATTACTTCTTAGTTTAGTGATGCGTTTGTGTAAGAAGAAATTGAGGTATTGTAAGAGTAATgctaggggccagcaatttttgtgatttgtagtcatcaaataatcatcaatgatgattttaatggtgtgagatttcatccaatgattCACTTTTTTTTACTAGTTAAATACTGGTCAGAATTTAACAAAGTTGCTGGTCCCTGTACTTTTTCGTATTGTAATGGTTACAATAAGTGGTAACGATTTCGAACCTATATGCTTTGGCAAGTGATATTCACAGTTAATTATGCATTTGCGATATATAATCTTGTTTAGGTTCCATCCCTGGTGTCAATTTCGATCAGATGAAATTGCAGATCAAGCTAGGTGTTCCTAATTCTCTTCAGAGCTCTTTGGATATCGAGAAAGTCAAGTCTGTGTTTCCCTAGTGAGTACCTTGAAAACTGTTGCATTGCATTTCCAATAGCTTAACGCGTACAATTTTAACAGAAACCTCAATCTTATTCTTATACGCCTTAAAGTTATGATTGAAGCATTGAACCAAGATATAACTATGATATTCTGAGATATGGTTATTTctcatttaaatttcaaaatttgcaATACAACATTATTTGCACAAAATATAATAAGTTCTCTGTAATCATTCTCTCGTAGTCTAATCTCCGTTTCCCCCCAAAAACATTGCAGTggaaaaattttgaatgttgAAGTGGTGGATGGTGGATTGATATGCTCAAGTGGGGTGCATGTGGAAGAGATGGGTGACAAGAATGATGATTGTTACATTGTCAATGCTGCTGTATATGTAGGCTATTAATAATAAAAGCTTTATTATCCTGTTTCTGGTGAACTTCTGATTCTGATAACTTTATGTGTCTTCTCTGTATAATAATACACCCATATTTTTAGTTTATCCTGGTTTTTTAATTTCAGAAAGAATATGTTGTGTATATCACTATATTGCATTATTTATCTACGGAAAAAAGGTTTTGACGTGTCATATTTTCAAATACGTGGCATAATTAAATGAAAACGTGGCAGATAGAGAGAAGCAATGCTTAGAAGTAGAAAAAGACAAACTCAAAGTCATATAACATTTGACCATGTTCTTAGTTTATGATACACGTATCATCGTCTGAATGCTGATTTGGCAAATCAACAACCGATACACGAGAGCCTTCTCATGAGTTTCCCAAGTCTTATAAATTTCGAGTTTCAGCTATGTTCAAGAGTTAGTAACTTGCTTCTAATCAAACTCAGTCTTAACCAATTGAAGAAGGAATATATAAGCTGAGCGACAATGGAAGGTGGCCAAAAGGGAATGAACCCGTTGTTTGTGGAGATGGGGGTTGGCTATGATCTTGATGGgtactcttttatttaaatcttcTGAATAATAAATGTTGTTATTAATAAGGTTCCGAGTAAAATTTATGATTAacagattaaaaaaaaacttaaatatcataatttatttgttatataATATAACATGTTTGACTTACATAACAGGCAGGACATAACAGCTGCTGCTATGAGGGCATGCAAAGATGCAATAGCTACTAATTCAATTCCAGCTTTCCAAAAGGGTATCTCTTTAATTGGAATTTGACTATTACATATTATTATTGTAGTCATGATTTTAAATTACTCTTCATATCCATGTACTCGGTGCAATGGATACTTTTGCAATTCGAATAGTAATTTTTGGTGTATGCAGGTAGCATCCCTGGTGTTACA
The genomic region above belongs to Arachis duranensis cultivar V14167 chromosome 3, aradu.V14167.gnm2.J7QH, whole genome shotgun sequence and contains:
- the LOC107480734 gene encoding ATPase family AAA domain-containing protein FIGL1, whose translation is MLPLQRPELFCKGQLTKPCKGILLFGPPGTGKTMLAKAVATEAGANFINISMSSITSKWFGEGEKYVKAVFSLASKIAPSVIFVDEVDSMLGRRENPGEHEAMRKMKNEFMVNWDGLRTKDTERVLVLAATNRPFDLDEAVIRRLPRRLMVNLPDAPNRAKILKVILAKEDLSSDIDFDAIANMTEGYSGSDLKNLCVTAAHRPIKEILEKEKKEHAAALAEGRPAPALSGSSDIRSLNMEDFKHAHQQVCASVSSESINMTELSQWNDLYGEGGSRVKKALSYFM
- the LOC107480732 gene encoding uncharacterized protein LOC107480732, producing MSECCCSIVIPNLQIPSFTKNPFPIADFGRRNHFSRCFPASLPFPNPSSKLPPFRVSRTIQATSAHMEVERTQGSESNSASMKLLFVEMGVGYDQHGQNITAAAMRACRDAISSNSIPAFRRGSIPGVNFDQMKLQIKLGVPNSLQSSLDIEKVKSVFPYGKILNVEVVDGGLICSSGVHVEEMGDKNDDCYIVNAAVYVGY